A genomic stretch from Acidobacteriota bacterium includes:
- a CDS encoding FAD/NAD(P)-binding oxidoreductase yields the protein MKRLVILGAGTGGTAIAHILRRRLSPAAWAITVVDRSMDHYYQPGFLFVPFGLYAPRQLVRDRAGLLPGGVELVIAPIEGIDPAGNEVRIGGGEALPYDILVIATGCDIAPGETPGLLHAWRETAFDFYTPGGSAALARRLESFTGGTLAVHVNEMPIKCPVAPLEFAFLADWHFLRRGRRDAVDIVYVTPLPGPFTRPAASAALGALLEERGIRVVPDFVAERVDAAARKLVGYDGREVAYDLLVSVPTNMGDEVIGASGLGDELRFVPADPRTLRSKRHENIFVIGDAANVPASKAGSVVHFQARTVAGNVERAVAGRPLAAEFEGHANCFIETGRGRAILIDFNYEVEPLPGRFPFPVVGPLPLLKPSRLNHWAKLAFRPIYWRLMIRGRPLPFISDRMTMAGKKRPSAAGATG from the coding sequence ATGAAACGACTCGTCATCCTCGGGGCCGGGACGGGCGGCACCGCCATAGCCCACATCCTCCGCCGGCGCCTCTCCCCGGCCGCCTGGGCCATCACGGTCGTCGACCGCAGCATGGACCATTATTACCAGCCGGGGTTCCTCTTCGTTCCCTTCGGCCTGTATGCCCCCCGGCAGCTGGTCAGGGACCGGGCCGGGCTCCTGCCCGGCGGCGTCGAGCTGGTCATCGCCCCGATCGAGGGGATCGACCCGGCCGGGAACGAGGTCCGGATCGGCGGCGGCGAGGCCCTTCCCTACGACATCCTCGTTATCGCGACCGGCTGCGACATCGCGCCTGGGGAAACGCCCGGCCTGCTCCACGCCTGGCGCGAGACGGCCTTCGACTTCTATACGCCCGGCGGCAGCGCGGCTCTGGCCCGCCGGCTCGAGTCGTTCACGGGCGGGACGCTGGCCGTCCATGTCAACGAGATGCCCATAAAGTGCCCGGTCGCTCCGCTCGAGTTCGCGTTCCTCGCCGACTGGCACTTCCTTCGGCGCGGCCGGCGGGACGCGGTCGACATCGTTTACGTTACCCCCCTGCCCGGTCCCTTCACCAGGCCCGCGGCCTCGGCCGCCCTCGGCGCCCTCCTCGAGGAAAGGGGGATCCGCGTCGTCCCCGATTTCGTCGCCGAGCGCGTCGACGCCGCGGCCCGCAAGCTCGTCGGCTACGACGGCCGCGAGGTCGCCTACGACCTTCTCGTCTCCGTGCCGACCAACATGGGCGACGAGGTCATCGGGGCCTCCGGCTTGGGCGATGAGCTGCGCTTCGTGCCGGCCGACCCGAGGACGCTCCGGTCGAAGAGGCACGAGAACATCTTCGTCATCGGCGACGCGGCGAACGTGCCCGCGTCGAAGGCCGGCTCGGTCGTCCACTTCCAGGCCCGGACGGTGGCCGGCAACGTCGAGCGGGCCGTCGCCGGGCGGCCCCTGGCGGCGGAGTTCGAGGGGCACGCCAACTGCTTCATCGAAACGGGTCGCGGCCGGGCCATCCTGATCGACTTCAACTACGAGGTCGAGCCGCTCCCCGGGCGCTTCCCCTTCCCGGTCGTCGGCCCGTTGCCGCTCCTCAAGCCGAGCCGCCTCAACCATTGGGCCAAGCTCGCCTTCCGCCCGATCTACTGGCGTCTGATGATCCGGGGGCGGCCCCTGCCGTTCATCTCCGACCGGATGACGATGGCCGGCAAGAAACGCCCGTCCGCCGCGGGCGCTACGGGATAG
- a CDS encoding TusE/DsrC/DsvC family sulfur relay protein, with protein MPQKQYGTAVVEVDAEGFMTDPSRWTREIAAAIAREEGIAELTPAHWKVLEYMQKESRETGQAPSIRRLSKSGVISVKDLYALFPGGPAKKAARIAGLKKPEGCV; from the coding sequence ATGCCGCAGAAACAGTATGGAACGGCCGTCGTCGAAGTCGACGCCGAGGGCTTCATGACCGACCCGTCGCGGTGGACGCGCGAGATCGCCGCGGCCATCGCCCGGGAGGAGGGGATCGCCGAGCTCACGCCGGCCCATTGGAAGGTCCTCGAGTACATGCAGAAGGAGTCCCGGGAGACCGGCCAGGCGCCGAGCATCCGCCGCCTCAGCAAGAGCGGCGTCATCAGCGTCAAGGACCTCTACGCCCTCTTCCCCGGCGGCCCGGCCAAAAAGGCGGCCAGGATCGCCGGGCTGAAGAAGCCGGAGGGCTGCGTCTGA
- a CDS encoding DNA-3-methyladenine glycosylase I produces the protein MRDYHDFEWGTPLHDDRKIFEFLVLEGMQAGLSWKLILDRRENFRRAFREFDPERVARFAGRDVRRLLGDAGIIRNRLKILAAINNARRFLEVRREFGTFDRYIWGFVGGKPVQNGLRSFAAMPARTPLSDAISRDLKARGFKFVGSTIVYSHMQATGMVNDHLVTCFRHRELR, from the coding sequence ATGCGGGATTACCACGACTTCGAATGGGGCACGCCGCTCCACGACGACCGCAAGATCTTCGAGTTCCTCGTCCTGGAAGGCATGCAGGCCGGCCTGAGCTGGAAGCTCATCCTCGACAGGCGGGAGAACTTCAGGCGGGCCTTCCGGGAGTTCGATCCGGAGAGGGTGGCCCGGTTCGCCGGCCGGGACGTGCGGCGGCTGCTGGGGGACGCGGGGATCATCCGGAACCGGCTGAAGATCCTGGCTGCGATCAACAACGCCCGCCGCTTCCTCGAGGTCCGGAGGGAATTCGGGACGTTCGATCGCTACATCTGGGGCTTCGTCGGCGGGAAGCCGGTGCAGAACGGGCTGCGGTCGTTCGCGGCCATGCCGGCGCGCACCCCCCTGTCCGACGCCATCAGCAGGGACCTCAAGGCCCGGGGCTTCAAGTTCGTCGGCTCGACCATCGTTTATTCCCATATGCAGGCGACCGGCATGGTCAATGACCACCTGGTCACCTGCTTCCGGCACCGGGAGCTCCGATAA